A stretch of Caenibius tardaugens NBRC 16725 DNA encodes these proteins:
- a CDS encoding RrF2 family transcriptional regulator, which produces MRLSSMADYAVVTMSAAARHCGGARVSAAQLALETGLPAPTVQKLVSRLTAAGLLRSVRGAGGGLQLARPAAAISLADIVEAVEGPIALATCLEQGRHDCALEPCCSVRPHWPAVNEALRGALAQVPLTRLAQMEVVA; this is translated from the coding sequence ATGCGCCTTTCGAGCATGGCCGACTATGCCGTTGTCACGATGAGCGCCGCCGCGCGCCATTGCGGCGGTGCGCGTGTTTCCGCCGCGCAGCTGGCATTGGAGACGGGTTTGCCCGCGCCAACGGTGCAGAAACTGGTCAGCCGGCTAACGGCGGCGGGCCTGTTGCGCTCGGTCCGCGGGGCCGGTGGCGGGTTGCAACTCGCGCGTCCGGCGGCGGCGATTAGCCTTGCCGATATTGTGGAGGCGGTCGAAGGACCTATTGCGCTTGCCACCTGTCTCGAACAGGGGCGGCATGATTGCGCGTTGGAACCATGCTGTTCCGTGCGCCCGCATTGGCCGGCGGTGAATGAGGCGTTGCGGGGTGCACTGGCACAAGTGCCACTGACGCGCCTCGCGCAGATGGAAGTTGTCGCATGA
- a CDS encoding SUF system Fe-S cluster assembly protein, which translates to MSDEPEKFAIEEVDGVEPPRRARVEDVVEAAPAAHKPDYLEGFLKEKPQGIAPGEPGGTLYEGVIAALRDIFDPEIPVNIYDLGLIYGVDVSSDGDAKVIMTLTTPHCPVAESMPGEVELRVGAVPGIRDAEVNIVWDPPWDPSKMSDDAKLELGML; encoded by the coding sequence ATGAGTGACGAGCCCGAAAAGTTCGCGATCGAGGAAGTGGACGGCGTGGAGCCGCCGCGCCGCGCCCGCGTGGAAGACGTTGTGGAAGCCGCCCCGGCGGCGCACAAGCCGGACTATCTTGAAGGCTTCCTCAAGGAAAAGCCGCAGGGGATCGCCCCCGGTGAACCCGGTGGGACGCTCTATGAAGGGGTGATTGCGGCATTGCGGGATATCTTCGATCCCGAAATACCGGTTAACATCTACGATCTCGGTCTTATCTATGGTGTGGACGTGTCCAGCGATGGCGATGCCAAAGTGATCATGACGCTGACCACACCGCACTGCCCGGTTGCCGAAAGCATGCCGGGCGAGGTGGAATTGCGGGTCGGGGCGGTTCCCGGCATTCGTGATGCGGAAGTCAACATCGTCTGGGATCCGCCGTGGGACCCGTCCAAGATGAGCGACGATGCGAAGCTCGAACTGGGAATGTTGTAA
- a CDS encoding aminotransferase class V-fold PLP-dependent enzyme — protein MDFPGLVTAAGKPWHYLDSGATAQKPHAVLDATDRAMGADYATVHRGVYARSAEMTLAFEAARRTIAGFIGGQEDELVFTRGATEAINLVAATWGVENLRAGDRILLSVLEHHSNIVPWQLLRDRTGVAIDVCPLTPDGQIDLDAAERMLTPQHKLVAFAHVSNVLGSVLDARRAADLAHGVGAKFLLDGCQAVPRMTVDVAALDCDFYAFSAHKLYGPTGIGALWARKDILAAMPPYQGGGSMIDRVTFERTTYAPAPQRFEAGTPAIVEAIAFAAAVDYVSAIGLNVIEQHEHALVARLRDALRGMNDVTLFGPDHSAGIVSFAMDGVHPHDLGTILDEENVAIRAGHHCAQPLMDHLGVPATARASFGLYSDDSDIDALLRGIERTRRIFG, from the coding sequence ATGGACTTTCCCGGCCTTGTCACGGCAGCGGGTAAGCCCTGGCACTATCTCGATAGCGGCGCCACCGCCCAGAAACCGCACGCGGTGCTGGACGCCACGGATCGTGCGATGGGCGCGGATTACGCGACCGTGCATCGCGGGGTCTATGCCCGTTCTGCCGAAATGACGCTGGCGTTCGAAGCCGCGCGCCGCACCATTGCGGGCTTTATCGGCGGTCAGGAAGACGAACTGGTCTTTACCCGTGGCGCGACCGAGGCGATCAATCTGGTTGCTGCGACATGGGGCGTCGAAAACCTCCGCGCGGGCGACCGGATTTTGCTGTCGGTGCTGGAACACCATTCGAATATCGTGCCCTGGCAGTTGCTGCGGGACAGGACGGGCGTTGCGATCGACGTTTGCCCGCTGACCCCGGATGGGCAGATCGATCTCGATGCGGCGGAACGGATGCTGACGCCGCAGCATAAGCTGGTGGCTTTTGCCCACGTGTCCAATGTCCTGGGATCGGTCCTCGATGCGCGCCGCGCGGCGGATCTGGCCCATGGTGTGGGGGCGAAATTCCTGCTCGACGGGTGCCAGGCCGTGCCGCGCATGACTGTCGATGTCGCCGCGCTCGATTGCGATTTCTACGCCTTTTCCGCGCACAAGCTCTATGGTCCGACCGGGATCGGTGCCTTGTGGGCGCGCAAGGATATTCTCGCCGCGATGCCGCCCTATCAGGGCGGTGGGTCGATGATCGACCGGGTGACGTTCGAACGCACCACTTATGCCCCCGCCCCGCAGCGGTTCGAGGCGGGAACGCCCGCCATTGTCGAGGCGATCGCCTTTGCCGCCGCCGTCGATTATGTTTCGGCCATCGGGCTGAACGTGATCGAACAGCACGAACATGCGCTGGTGGCGCGGCTGCGCGATGCCTTGCGCGGGATGAACGATGTGACCCTGTTCGGGCCGGACCATTCCGCCGGGATCGTCAGCTTTGCGATGGATGGCGTGCATCCGCACGATCTCGGCACGATTCTGGATGAAGAAAACGTGGCGATCCGTGCCGGGCACCATTGTGCCCAGCCGCTGATGGATCATCTCGGCGTTCCGGCGACGGCACGGGCCAGTTTCGGCCTTTACAGCGATGACAGCGATATCGATGCCCTGCTGCGCGGCATCGAACGCACCAGGAGAATCTTCGGATGA
- the sufC gene encoding Fe-S cluster assembly ATPase SufC, with product MLTISNLHATVADKPILKGLSLEVKPGEIHAIMGPNGAGKSTLGYTLGGRPGYEVTGGSVDFLGQDLLALEPHERAAAGLFLGFQYPVEIPGVSFVQFLREALNAQRKTRGEAPLSGGEFLKLAREKAGLLKLDMDMLKRPVNVGFSGGEKKRAEMVQMGILDPKFAVLDETDSGLDIDALRIVGEGINSIMRRPDKAVLLITHYQRLLDYVKPDVVHVLAGGRIVKSGGPELALELEREGYEAVAQEAAA from the coding sequence ATGCTGACCATTTCGAACCTGCACGCCACAGTGGCCGACAAGCCGATCCTCAAGGGGCTTTCGCTCGAGGTGAAACCGGGTGAAATCCACGCGATCATGGGCCCTAATGGCGCGGGCAAATCCACGCTGGGCTACACGCTGGGCGGACGCCCGGGCTACGAGGTGACCGGCGGGTCGGTCGATTTCCTCGGGCAGGATCTGCTGGCGCTGGAACCGCATGAACGTGCGGCGGCGGGGCTGTTTCTCGGTTTCCAGTATCCGGTCGAGATTCCCGGTGTGTCGTTCGTGCAGTTCCTGCGTGAAGCCTTGAATGCCCAGCGCAAGACGCGTGGCGAAGCCCCGCTGTCAGGCGGGGAATTCCTCAAGCTGGCGCGGGAAAAGGCCGGGCTGCTCAAGCTCGACATGGATATGCTGAAGCGTCCCGTGAACGTGGGCTTTTCCGGCGGGGAGAAGAAACGCGCCGAAATGGTCCAGATGGGCATTCTCGATCCGAAATTCGCTGTGCTCGACGAAACCGACAGCGGCCTCGATATCGATGCGCTGCGGATTGTCGGCGAAGGGATCAACAGCATCATGCGCCGTCCGGACAAGGCGGTTCTGCTGATCACGCACTATCAGCGCCTGCTCGATTACGTGAAACCCGATGTGGTGCACGTGCTGGCTGGTGGCCGTATCGTGAAATCGGGTGGGCCGGAACTGGCGCTCGAACTGGAACGCGAAGGCTACGAAGCGGTGGCGCAAGAGGCGGCTGCGTGA
- the purD gene encoding phosphoribosylamine--glycine ligase, translated as MNILLAGSGGREHALAWKLAQSRLLADGAGTLYATPGNPGIAQHAELVALDLTDHEAVARFCDENRIGLVVIGPEAPLVDGLADSLRARLISVFGPSQAAAQLEGSKGFTKDLCERAGIPTAGYVRTRSLAEATDALDRFAAPYVLKADGLAAGKGVVIAETRAEAEEALADMFGGAFGDAGAEVVIEEFMTGEEASFFAITDGATIMPFGSAQDHKRVGEGDTGPNTGGMGAYSPAPVLTPVLEAEVIQRIIGPTVHAMTNEGTSYSGVLYAGLMLTVEGPKLIEYNARFGDPECQVLMMRYEGDLGELLLACADNRLAALPAPRFSPETALTVVMAADGYPGTPKKGGRIAGIDAAEATGAKVFHAGTVLGADGTLQSSGGRVLNVTALGDNVTQAQAAAYAAVDALDFADGFCRRDIGWREVAREQTPD; from the coding sequence ATGAATATCCTCTTGGCAGGTTCGGGCGGTCGCGAACATGCGCTGGCTTGGAAGCTGGCGCAATCCCGCCTGTTGGCAGACGGCGCCGGTACACTCTACGCCACACCGGGCAATCCCGGAATTGCGCAACATGCCGAACTGGTCGCTCTCGACCTTACGGATCACGAGGCGGTGGCCCGGTTTTGTGACGAAAACCGCATCGGGCTGGTGGTGATCGGGCCGGAAGCCCCGCTGGTCGACGGGCTGGCCGATTCGCTCCGTGCCCGGTTGATTTCGGTATTCGGGCCTTCGCAGGCCGCCGCGCAGCTCGAAGGCAGCAAAGGCTTCACCAAGGACCTGTGCGAACGCGCGGGCATCCCCACGGCGGGCTATGTCCGCACCCGTTCGCTGGCCGAAGCCACAGACGCGCTCGATCGCTTTGCCGCACCCTATGTGCTCAAGGCTGATGGGCTGGCTGCGGGCAAGGGCGTGGTGATCGCCGAAACCCGTGCCGAAGCGGAAGAGGCGCTGGCCGACATGTTCGGCGGCGCGTTCGGCGATGCCGGTGCAGAGGTGGTGATCGAGGAATTCATGACCGGCGAGGAAGCGAGCTTTTTCGCCATCACCGACGGCGCCACAATCATGCCGTTCGGCAGTGCGCAGGATCACAAGCGGGTGGGCGAAGGCGATACCGGCCCGAACACGGGTGGCATGGGCGCCTACAGCCCCGCACCCGTCCTGACCCCGGTTCTGGAGGCCGAAGTGATCCAGCGGATTATCGGCCCCACCGTCCATGCCATGACCAACGAGGGCACCTCGTACTCCGGCGTCCTCTATGCCGGGCTGATGCTGACGGTGGAAGGGCCGAAACTGATCGAATACAACGCCCGCTTCGGCGATCCCGAATGCCAGGTGCTGATGATGCGGTACGAAGGCGATCTGGGCGAATTGTTGCTGGCCTGTGCCGATAACCGGCTGGCCGCCCTGCCTGCGCCGCGTTTCTCCCCCGAGACAGCGTTGACCGTGGTCATGGCCGCCGACGGATACCCCGGCACGCCCAAGAAGGGCGGGCGGATCGCTGGCATCGATGCGGCAGAGGCCACGGGCGCGAAAGTGTTCCACGCAGGCACCGTACTGGGCGCGGACGGCACGCTGCAGTCGAGCGGGGGGCGCGTTCTCAATGTCACGGCGCTGGGCGACAATGTCACGCAGGCACAAGCCGCCGCCTACGCTGCGGTGGATGCGCTCGATTTCGCTGACGGTTTCTGCCGCCGCGATATCGGCTGGCGCGAAGTGGCGCGCGAGCAGACCCCGGATTGA
- a CDS encoding endonuclease domain-containing protein, whose amino-acid sequence MTERPKLTLGIKAGAEEATAAVDKTRGWNISAARAEKLKEQARDMRRNPSEAQALLWERLKDKKCGGFSFTRQVVMGSAIVDFACRSRWLVVETGAASDADVALAELSDRKLTEVGVRVLRFTDDQILADIDGVVSQIAAELEKPFEKPGGSARRSHGDRPARPGPRGDRPGGGHRPGGRTYGDRSGNDRSWGDRRDGDRRGDGRRDGGGDGRRPRSDRFPGQGRGTARRDD is encoded by the coding sequence ATGACCGAACGCCCCAAACTGACTCTCGGCATCAAGGCCGGGGCCGAAGAAGCGACGGCGGCGGTCGACAAGACCCGCGGCTGGAATATTTCGGCTGCCCGCGCGGAAAAGTTGAAAGAACAGGCCCGCGACATGCGCCGCAACCCCAGCGAAGCGCAGGCGCTGCTGTGGGAACGTCTGAAAGATAAAAAATGCGGCGGTTTTTCCTTCACCCGGCAAGTGGTGATGGGCTCGGCGATTGTCGATTTCGCCTGTCGTTCGCGCTGGCTTGTGGTGGAAACCGGTGCGGCCAGCGACGCCGACGTGGCGCTGGCGGAACTGAGCGATCGCAAGCTGACCGAAGTGGGCGTGCGGGTACTGCGTTTCACCGACGATCAGATACTGGCCGATATCGATGGCGTGGTGTCGCAGATTGCGGCGGAACTGGAAAAGCCTTTCGAAAAACCGGGCGGATCTGCACGGCGTAGCCATGGCGATCGCCCTGCCCGTCCCGGCCCGCGCGGCGATCGGCCCGGAGGCGGGCATCGTCCGGGTGGCAGGACCTATGGTGATCGGTCCGGAAACGACCGCTCATGGGGTGATCGCAGGGATGGTGATCGGCGCGGCGATGGCCGACGTGATGGTGGCGGTGATGGTAGACGACCGCGCTCGGACCGTTTCCCGGGACAAGGGCGGGGAACCGCGCGACGGGATGATTGA
- a CDS encoding adenosine kinase produces MSAPRYDVLAIGNAIVDVMSPCADDLIEELGMARGGMTLIDTARAHELYDAMGPAREVSGGSAANTLAGLSALGLQCAFIGQVAQDQLGEVFAHDIRAVGIDFDTPARVADASTGRCLIFVSPDGQRTMNTYLGASQFLPAAALDDATVASAAVLYLEGYLWDPEEPRAAMKKAIAAARNAGRKVAFTLSDAFVISRHGDDFRALIEAGQIDILFANAAELAALTGEDDFEAGLAALAPSVPVLVVTRSEHGAVAVSGGARVEVAAEPVDAVVDTTGAGDLFAAGFLAGHVRGASLQQSLAMGAVAAGEIISHYGARPEADLKALMAQRFG; encoded by the coding sequence ATGTCCGCACCCCGTTACGACGTTCTCGCCATCGGCAACGCCATTGTAGATGTGATGTCTCCTTGTGCGGATGATCTGATCGAGGAATTGGGCATGGCGCGCGGTGGGATGACTCTGATCGACACTGCGCGGGCGCATGAACTCTATGACGCGATGGGCCCTGCGCGTGAGGTTTCGGGTGGGTCCGCCGCCAATACGCTGGCGGGGCTTTCCGCGCTGGGGCTGCAATGCGCGTTTATCGGGCAGGTTGCACAGGATCAGCTGGGCGAAGTTTTCGCGCACGATATCCGCGCGGTGGGGATCGATTTCGATACGCCGGCGCGTGTGGCGGATGCATCGACCGGGCGCTGCCTGATTTTCGTCAGCCCCGATGGGCAGCGCACGATGAACACCTATCTCGGCGCATCGCAGTTCCTTCCTGCGGCCGCGCTGGACGATGCAACGGTGGCCAGCGCCGCCGTGCTCTATCTCGAAGGGTATCTGTGGGATCCGGAAGAGCCGCGCGCGGCGATGAAGAAGGCGATCGCCGCGGCGCGCAATGCCGGGCGCAAGGTTGCCTTCACCCTGTCCGATGCTTTTGTGATTTCCCGGCATGGCGATGATTTCCGGGCGCTGATCGAAGCGGGGCAGATCGATATCCTGTTTGCCAATGCTGCGGAACTGGCGGCGCTGACGGGTGAGGATGATTTTGAGGCCGGTCTGGCCGCGCTCGCGCCCAGTGTGCCGGTGCTGGTGGTCACCCGCAGCGAACATGGGGCCGTTGCGGTTAGCGGCGGTGCGCGTGTGGAAGTTGCGGCGGAACCCGTGGACGCTGTCGTCGACACGACGGGCGCGGGTGATCTGTTCGCGGCCGGTTTCCTTGCCGGGCATGTGCGCGGCGCGAGCCTGCAGCAGAGCCTGGCCATGGGCGCAGTGGCGGCGGGCGAAATCATTTCGCACTATGGCGCCCGGCCGGAAGCGGATCTCAAGGCGCTGATGGCCCAGCGGTTCGGTTGA
- the sufB gene encoding Fe-S cluster assembly protein SufB encodes MTDELKDWQAREAAAKVADYEHGWSADIEQEFAPKGLNEDTVRFISGKKNEPEWMLEWRLKAFRMWQDMKEPEWAKLNIPPIDYQDAYYYAAPKVKKELASLDEVDPEILRVYEKLGIPLEEQKVLAGVEGARKVAVDAVFDSVSVATTFREELQKAGVIFLSISEAIREYPDLVKKWLGKVVPMHDNYFAALNCAVFSDGTFVYIPEGVRCPMELSTYFRINAENTGQFERTLIVADKGSYVSYLEGCTAPQRDENQLHAAVVELVALDDAEIKYSTVQNWYPGDAEGKGGIYNFVTKRALCQGARSKVSWTQVETGSAITWKYPSCVLNGVDSVGEFYSVAVTNNYQQADTGTKMIHNGAGSRSTIISKGISAGKSNNTYRGLVRVAGNADGVRNFTQCDSLLLGDRCGAHTVPYIEVKNPSAQIEHEATTSKISDDQLFYAMQRGLGQEEAVALIVNGFAKEVLQQLPMEFAVEAQKLLGISLEGSVG; translated from the coding sequence ATGACGGATGAACTCAAGGACTGGCAGGCCCGTGAAGCCGCCGCGAAAGTGGCCGATTACGAACACGGCTGGTCCGCTGATATCGAACAGGAATTCGCACCCAAGGGCCTCAATGAGGATACGGTGCGCTTCATTTCGGGCAAAAAGAACGAGCCGGAATGGATGCTGGAATGGCGCCTGAAGGCGTTCCGCATGTGGCAGGACATGAAAGAGCCTGAATGGGCCAAGCTCAATATCCCGCCCATCGATTATCAGGATGCCTACTACTACGCCGCGCCCAAGGTGAAGAAGGAACTGGCCAGCCTCGACGAGGTTGATCCCGAGATTCTGCGGGTTTACGAAAAGCTGGGCATCCCGCTGGAAGAGCAGAAAGTGCTCGCCGGGGTCGAAGGCGCGCGCAAGGTTGCGGTCGATGCCGTGTTCGACAGCGTTTCGGTGGCCACCACCTTCCGCGAGGAATTGCAGAAGGCCGGGGTTATCTTCCTGTCGATCAGCGAGGCGATCCGCGAATACCCCGATCTCGTGAAGAAGTGGCTGGGCAAGGTCGTGCCGATGCACGACAACTATTTTGCTGCACTCAATTGCGCGGTCTTTTCCGACGGGACATTCGTCTACATCCCCGAAGGGGTGCGTTGCCCGATGGAGCTTTCCACCTATTTCCGGATCAATGCGGAAAATACGGGCCAGTTCGAACGGACGCTGATCGTCGCCGACAAGGGCAGCTATGTCAGCTATCTTGAAGGGTGCACCGCGCCGCAGCGCGATGAGAACCAGCTGCATGCGGCCGTGGTGGAACTGGTCGCGCTGGACGATGCCGAAATCAAGTACTCGACCGTGCAGAACTGGTATCCGGGCGATGCCGAAGGCAAGGGCGGGATCTACAATTTCGTCACCAAGCGGGCGCTGTGTCAGGGCGCGCGCAGCAAGGTCAGCTGGACGCAGGTCGAAACCGGCAGTGCCATCACCTGGAAATACCCCAGCTGCGTGCTGAACGGCGTGGATTCGGTGGGGGAATTCTATTCGGTTGCCGTCACCAACAATTACCAGCAGGCCGATACCGGGACCAAGATGATCCACAATGGCGCAGGCAGCCGTTCGACGATCATTTCCAAGGGGATCAGTGCGGGCAAGAGCAACAACACCTATCGCGGGCTGGTGCGGGTTGCTGGCAATGCCGATGGCGTGCGCAATTTCACCCAGTGCGATTCCCTGCTGCTGGGCGACCGGTGCGGGGCGCATACGGTGCCCTATATCGAGGTTAAGAATCCCAGCGCCCAGATCGAGCATGAGGCGACGACCAGCAAGATCAGCGATGACCAGTTGTTCTACGCGATGCAGCGTGGATTGGGTCAGGAAGAGGCGGTTGCCCTGATCGTCAATGGATTTGCCAAGGAAGTGTTGCAGCAATTGCCTATGGAATTCGCGGTCGAGGCGCAGAAACTTCTCGGAATCAGCCTGGAAGGGAGCGTGGGATGA
- a CDS encoding HesB/IscA family protein, whose translation MTETKVRARPAAVILTASAEQRIADLMAQAPEGTIGVKLSTPRRGCSGLAYSVDYVDQANPMDEKIETPGGTFFIDGASVLYLIGSTMDWVEDDFTAGFIFQNPNAKGSCGCGESFTV comes from the coding sequence ATGACCGAAACCAAAGTCCGCGCCCGCCCCGCCGCTGTCATCCTGACGGCATCGGCCGAGCAGCGCATTGCCGATCTCATGGCGCAGGCGCCTGAAGGCACGATCGGGGTGAAGCTTTCCACTCCGCGGCGCGGTTGTTCGGGGCTCGCCTATTCGGTCGACTATGTGGATCAGGCCAATCCCATGGATGAAAAGATCGAAACGCCCGGTGGCACGTTCTTTATCGATGGTGCCAGCGTGCTTTATCTGATCGGCAGCACGATGGACTGGGTCGAAGACGATTTCACCGCAGGCTTCATCTTCCAGAACCCCAATGCCAAGGGCAGTTGCGGTTGCGGGGAGAGCTTTACCGTCTGA
- a CDS encoding quinone-dependent dihydroorotate dehydrogenase — translation MLFPLLRPLIYSFTPEQAHRMAIGALKLLPSRAPASATGPLVTRVAGLTFPNPLGMAAGFDKDGEVPDALLGLGFGFAEVGSITPLAQAGNPKPRLFRLTEDRAVINRMGFNNGGARPAAERLAARQHRGGIVGINIGANKDAADRVADYATMTRIMAPLASYLAVNISSPNTPGLRALQDESALTGLLDAVLDARAETCGADGPPVFLKVAPDLEAADIDAIARIAMDKGLGALIVSNTTISRPPLAAPQRDETGGLSGAPLRDLAQQRLRDFRKATGGAIPLIGVGGIATAEDAWARIRAGASLVQLYSAMVYEGPGIARAIVTGLETCMRRDGFSSIADAVGTEQD, via the coding sequence ATGTTGTTCCCTCTTCTGCGCCCGCTCATCTACAGTTTCACGCCCGAACAGGCGCATCGCATGGCTATCGGCGCACTGAAACTCCTGCCTTCTCGCGCACCTGCCAGCGCAACCGGGCCTCTGGTCACCCGCGTCGCAGGGCTGACCTTCCCCAATCCGTTGGGCATGGCGGCGGGCTTCGACAAGGATGGGGAAGTTCCGGATGCCCTGCTTGGCCTTGGCTTCGGTTTTGCCGAAGTCGGCTCGATCACGCCGCTGGCACAGGCAGGGAATCCCAAGCCGCGCCTGTTCCGCCTGACAGAGGATCGCGCCGTCATCAATCGCATGGGTTTCAACAATGGCGGTGCGCGGCCTGCGGCAGAGCGACTGGCCGCACGCCAACACCGGGGCGGAATCGTCGGCATCAATATCGGGGCGAACAAGGACGCGGCCGATCGCGTCGCGGATTACGCCACGATGACCCGGATCATGGCGCCTCTGGCCAGCTATCTTGCCGTCAATATCTCCAGCCCGAACACCCCCGGCCTGCGCGCGCTGCAGGATGAAAGCGCCTTGACCGGGCTGCTGGATGCGGTGCTTGATGCGCGGGCCGAAACATGCGGGGCGGATGGCCCACCAGTTTTCCTGAAAGTCGCACCCGATCTGGAGGCAGCGGATATCGACGCGATCGCCCGGATTGCCATGGATAAGGGTCTGGGCGCGTTAATCGTGTCCAATACCACCATTTCCCGCCCCCCGCTGGCGGCACCGCAGCGCGACGAAACCGGCGGCCTGTCGGGCGCGCCCCTGCGCGATCTGGCGCAACAGCGCCTGCGCGATTTCCGCAAGGCCACCGGCGGGGCAATCCCGCTCATCGGCGTTGGCGGGATCGCCACGGCTGAAGACGCCTGGGCCCGCATTCGGGCCGGGGCCAGTCTGGTGCAGTTGTACAGCGCCATGGTCTACGAAGGGCCGGGCATTGCGCGGGCCATTGTGACAGGGCTGGAAACCTGCATGCGCCGCGATGGTTTTTCCTCCATCGCCGATGCCGTGGGGACAGAACAGGACTGA
- a CDS encoding SufD family Fe-S cluster assembly protein — MSELASPPPARPTNRDEDWRYADSGFLAQADLTDLTEWADLRVAPGETVRDYRVLPRDAEGESLVERVRVHVGKGGRFELAVVNAAGPYARFEAEVTLAEGAHFEFGGVTIGGDAKVQEFVTRVIHAEPEATSQQVVRAVQWGRATGNFLGRVEVVRDAQKTDAGQNFRAILLEKGASANAKPELEIYADDVKCAHGTAIGALDQQAGFYMASRGIPPEVARKLLVRAFIADAFEGVSDETEQTRLLDMALFALEEAAL; from the coding sequence GTGAGCGAACTCGCCTCTCCCCCCCCTGCCCGCCCGACAAACCGGGATGAGGATTGGCGTTATGCCGATTCCGGCTTCCTCGCACAGGCCGATCTGACGGACCTGACGGAATGGGCCGACCTGCGCGTTGCCCCGGGCGAAACCGTGCGCGATTACCGCGTGCTGCCCCGCGATGCCGAAGGGGAAAGCCTGGTCGAACGGGTGCGTGTGCATGTTGGTAAGGGCGGCCGGTTCGAACTGGCCGTGGTCAACGCTGCCGGGCCTTATGCCCGGTTCGAAGCCGAAGTGACGCTGGCCGAAGGCGCGCATTTCGAATTCGGCGGGGTGACGATCGGTGGCGATGCCAAAGTGCAGGAATTCGTCACCCGGGTCATCCACGCCGAACCCGAAGCGACATCGCAGCAGGTTGTGCGGGCGGTGCAATGGGGCCGGGCCACGGGCAATTTCCTTGGCCGGGTCGAAGTGGTGCGCGATGCGCAGAAAACCGATGCGGGGCAGAATTTTCGTGCGATCCTGCTGGAAAAGGGTGCTTCGGCCAATGCCAAACCGGAACTGGAAATCTACGCGGACGATGTGAAATGCGCCCATGGCACGGCCATCGGCGCGTTGGATCAGCAGGCCGGGTTCTACATGGCCTCGCGCGGGATTCCGCCCGAAGTCGCGCGCAAACTGCTGGTCCGGGCGTTCATTGCCGATGCCTTTGAAGGGGTGTCGGACGAGACCGAACAGACCCGCCTGCTCGACATGGCGCTGTTCGCGCTGGAGGAAGCGGCACTGTGA